Part of the Permianibacter fluminis genome, TAGCGCATCGCGACCTGGGCAATGTCGCGCAGGTACACCGGCTTGCCGTCATTGCTGGCGACAATGGTGTCGGCCATTTCCTGAACCGACTGGTATTGATTGATCGTCCGTACCAGCAATTGCTGGCTGCCTTCTTCCAGTCGGCCGCCGGACAGGTTGACGTTCTCGGCTTGCAGATGCTGGGCGATTTGTTCGATGGTCAGGCCGAGTTGGGAAACTTTTTCCTGATCGATATTGATCTGGACTTCATCTTCGTAACCGCCGCTGATCTTGACGGCCGCGACACCTTCAATGGCTTCGAGCTGTTTCTTGACTTGCTCATCTGCCAGCCGGCGCAACCAGGTCAAGTTTTGTTCCGCAGCGGCGGCTGTGCGGGTTTGTCCTTCGGCCAGCGGCCGCGACAGCGACAACCGAACGATCGGGTCCAGTGACGGATTGAAGCGCAGCAAGGTCGGTCGCTGCACATCCAATGGCAATTGCACCAGATCCAGTTTTTCCCGGACGTCGATGCCGGCCAGACCCATGTCGGTGCCCCAATTGAATTCCAGCAGCACGTCACTCTGTCCGGCGCGGGAAATCGATCGAACGCTGCGGACATTCTTGATCACGCCAACCGATTCCTCGATCGGTTTCGAGATCAGGTTTTCCACTTCGGATGGTGCGGCGCCGGTGTATTGAGTGCGTACGGTCAGCGTTGGATAGGACAGGTCCGGCAGCAGGGTCAGCCCGAGCCGACCGAGCAGCACCAGGCCAAACACCAGCATGGCAACGACGCCCATCGACACGGTTACCGGTCGACGCATGGACAATTCGATCAGGGTCATGATGTCGTTTTTCTTAGCAGAGAGAGAATAGGTGGGCCGGGGAGTGCGGCCCACCTGAGGACAGGACAGTCGGCAGTGAAACGGTTTTCATGACGTTGCCGGCTCCCTGGCGCAAAGCGGTTGCGTGCTCGGATCAGGACTTCAGGGATTCAGCACCTGGACACTGGCCTCGTGCTTGAGGCTGTTTTGACCGGTGGTGACCACCAGGTCATTGGCAGCGATGCCCTTGAGAATTTCCATGTGTTTGTCATCGGTAAAACCGGTTTCGACCGGCGTCCGATAGGCCTTGTTGTCGCGAATGACAAACACGGCGGTTTCGCCGTCTTCGTTGAGCACCGCATCCTTGGCAATCAGCACGGCATTGTCATGCTGGGCGTACGTGACGGCGACCCGGCCGAACATGCCGGGTTTCAGTTCGCGCTTGCTGTCGTTGACGGCGAGAGTGACCTTGAAGGTACCGGACGCCGCATCAATGATCGGGCTGATGCGCAGAATGCGGGCCGGATACAGCTGATCGCGACGGGCATCGACAGTGATCACGGCGGCTTGATTCAGCGTCAGCTTGGCCAGTTCGCGTTCTGGCACATGAATGACCGCCAGCAGCGGATCAAAATCGGTGATTTCAAAGACCGGCTGATTCAGCTGCACCATGTTGCCGACCTTGACCATGCGCTTGGAAACAACGCCGCTGATCGGCGCCCGCACGGTGCCGTAGGCCAGATCCAGTTTGGCCAGATCGTGGCTGGCTTTGAGCGAGTCGTATTCAAATTTGATTTTGTCGTAGGCGTCGGAGCTGACCAGCTTTTTCTCGAACAGCTGCTTGGTCCGGTCGCGATCACTGGCGAGTTTGGCCAGGTTGCTTTCGGCGCGGGCCACTTCCAGTTGCAGCCGTTCGGTGTCGAGCTGGATCAGCGGGTCGCCGGCTTTGACCATCTGGCCTTCTTCGACAAAAAGCTTGGTGACCACGCCGCTGACCTTGGCGACAACGCTGGCCTGTTCTTCCGCCTCCAGTGTGCTGGTGCTGGTCAGCGTGGCCGTGATAAGACCCGAGCTCGCCTTGCTGACTTCGACGGGCAACGCGACTTCTTCTTCCTTCTTCTTGTCGCCGTCGCTGGCCGCTTCTTCGGATTTGGCATCGCCACCGCAGCCGGTCAGCAGCAGGCTGGCCAGGGTCAAGGCGGTCAAGGTCTGGGTCAGTCGCAGAGTCAGGGTCAGACCGCGCCGGTCTTGCGAAACGCCAATCATGGAGGGCTCCTGGAGATTTATCGTTGCTATTTGGGTCCATCACTGCATGGCAGCGAGTGTGCCAACCCGGATGTGACTGCCAAGTGTCTGATCTGTAACGGGCTATGACGCAGATACGTGGGAGAAGGTTTGTTCGGTTCGGCGAGAATCACCAAACAATGGTTAAAATGGCGTTCTGATAACGCAATGACAGGGCTGCCCGATGCATGCCGATGATTTGAACGCGCTGGACATGTCCAGCCCGGACCGCAAGCGCGCCGCTTACGCTGAGCTGCTGAAACAGGCCGAGGCGCTGTTTCATGGCGAACGCGACTGGCTGGCCAACGCCAGTCAGTTCAGTGCACTGATCGCCCAGCAGGTACCGGAACTGAACTGGGCCGGCTTTTACCTGAACCGTGCCGGCGAGCTGGTGCTGGGACCCTTCCAGGGCAAGGTGGCCTGTGTCCGCATTCCGTTCGACAAGGGCGTTTGCGGCGCTTGCGCCCGTACCGGCGAGATTCAGCTGGTCGAAGACGTTCATGCCTTTCCCGGCCATATTGCCTGCGATGGCGCCTCGAATGCCGAACTGGTGTTGCCGGTCCGGGCTGGAGCTGAGCTGTGGGGCGTGTTCGATATGGACAGTCCGCGCCACGGCCGCTTTGATGCGATTGACGCCGACGGTATGAGCAAGCTGGTGTCGCTGTTTATCCGGGCCAGTGATTTGCCGGTCGGTTGAGCCGCTGGCGCAGGCAACGCGGAAGCAAATAAAAAACGGAGCCCGTGGCTCCGTTTTTTATTTGCTGATGAGTTTGGCTGAATCTGCACTCAACCTGCACCCAAACTGCACTCAATCTGTACTTAACCGCGATTGGCATGAAAATCCAGCGCAGCGCGCAGGCTTTCCGGCAATTGCGGCAGCGCCGAGCGCGGCAACAGGAAGGTCGACAGCAGGCTCAAATCGCGGAAGAACCGGTTGTTCTCGGTGGTTTGCCGCAGGTAATCGCTGCCGCTGGAGCCGCCGGTGCCGATTTTGGCGCCAATCATTCGCTGCACCATCATGACGTGACGGTAGCGCCAGGTCGTGAAGCCTTCATCGAGCTCGACCAATGCGGTCAGCAAGCGGAACGGCAGGTGCAGGATGGGCTCATCGCGATACAGATTGATGAACACGGCCGCCAGCAGCGCCCGCTGGCTCAGGTTGAATTTGCCCTGCGCTTTCAACTCGTCGAAGCGGTTGGCATCAAGCAAGCAGTCGAAGCTGACCTTGGTTTTTTCCAGCTCGCGCAGCTGAAAGTCGCGGTCGTGCGGCAGCAGGTTCGGGTGTTGCCGGACGATGTCGGCTTCGTCGGCCAGCATGCGGTCAACGGCCTGCCGGTAAGCCTGCCAGAAATCGAAGCCGGCGGTGCTGATGAACGGAATGCGGGCCAGCCATGCATCCAGGTGATCGTGCAGATTCTGCTGCGCTTCCAACCCGATCAGGAAATTGCGATCGGGCTCGTTCAAGCGGCTGTAAAAGCTTTGCTGATCGAAATTGATCCGGTTGTTGGCGCGCAGGCCGAGCCGGATCTCGATTTCCTTGAATTGAATACTTTGAAAGCCGGACGCCGGGATCAGGTAATCGCGGAAGTCGAGGAAGTCCAGCGGCGTCATGGTTTCCAGCACGGTCAGCTGCTGAACCAGCACGGTCTGGATGCTGCGGATACGTTCCAGTCGGGCGATGACGGTGCCGAGCTCGCGCTCGTTGATATGCGGCTGCGCCATGGTGGCGTGGACATCACGCAGTTCGTGCAGGATTTGCTTGAACCAGAGTTCGTAAGCCTGATGGACGATGATGAACAGCATCTCGTCGTGAGCCTGCTGGCCATAGCGTGGGGCAACCGGATGCTGGGCATCGAGCAATTTGCCCAGTTGCAGGTAATCGCCGTAGTAGCAGGGTTCGAGGTTTTTTTGCATGGGCGAGGGCGCCGAAAAGGATGACGGCGACAATTATACGCTGCCGGCCGGCGGCAACTGGAACGAGGATCAAGGCCGATGCATTTGTCCCGCTCAGGCTTGAATCGCCGGTGCCCAGCGGGCGAGGGTCTCCTACCGGGAGAGGACCTCAGACCGGGAAAGGGCGGTCGGTAAAACGCAGGTTCGGAGAATGGCTGCTCAAACACTGACCGTCCTGATTAAGGGCGATTCGGCAATGGCCGGGCTGCAGGCCTCGGCTCAATCGCCAAAGCGCTCCACCGTCAGCCGACTGTGCCAGCTGCCGTTGCGCAGCTGGCGGTCAACAATGAACAACTCGCCGTAGCGGCCCTCATCAAATTCGCTGGCGGTCTCAGCAATGCCGGCGGCGCGCAGCAATTCCGGCAGGGTATTGGAATGGCCGGCCACAATCAGGGCGCCCTGGCAGCCGGTTGCCAGAATTCCGGTCAGAAATGCGCCGGATTGGCGGGCATCGTAAATCTGCAGTTCGCGCCCGAGCCGCGCCGCCAGCGGCTTCAGCGTCAGCTGGGTGCGCTGGTAGCCGGTCGCAAACAAGCGGTCGATGGGCGCTGCGGCCAGACGGTTGGCCAAGGCCTCAGCCCGGTGCTGGCCGACGGCCGCCAGCTGTGGGTCCTTTTCGCCCGGAATGGCCTGCTTTTCCGCGTGGCGGACCAGAAATATCGTGCATTGTGCGGTCACGGCAGCTTGCTCCGCGGTGTCCGGGCTGGCGCCGGCAAGGTGGCTGGTGCTGCAGCCGGTGACGGCCAGCAACAGAACGGCCAATGCCGGTGTGACGCGCCGGCGTTTACCCGTATAATCGCCGCTCCAAGCGTAGCCCCCAGCAAAACGAAAATCAGCGGGTTGTCGCGGCAGGTGGCCGGAACGCCCCAGCATGAGCCAGTGTTTCAGGAAGAAGTGAATGGTTCGCATTTTTAATCATTACATCCCAAAGGCGTTGTTGCTGCTGGGTCTCATCGAAGTGCTGGCGTTGTTTTTTTCGCTGCAGCTAGGCGTCGAGTTACGTTTTGGCGGCGACGTCATCAGTAGCACGCACCTTACCAATATCCCACTCGAATACAAAGCCGGCGTTTTTACCGTCGTCCTGATGTTGATGCTGATGGCCATGGGCCTGTATCAACGCCATCAGCGCGACAGTTTCCGCATGCTGATGCTGCGCATGGCCTGGACCTATGTGCTGTCGCTGCCGTTGTTGCTGACGGTGTTCTATCTGTTCCCGGAAGTCTATGTCGGTCGCGGTGCCTTTGCCCTGACCATTGCCGTCAGTTTTGTCTTGCTTGGCATCATTCGGTTTTTCTACCAGCAATTTGCCTCCGCTTCGATTCTGTCGCGCCGGGTGCTGGTGGTCGGCTCGGGCAAGCTGGCGCAAGCGCTTGAGCGGCTGCGTCGCCGTAGCGACTGGCACGGCACGACGCTGATTGGCTTCCTGCACCTGCGCGGTGACCATGATGAGGTTGAAGCCGAGCGACTGATACGCTCCGAAAAACCGATTGCCGAAGTCTGTGCCGATTACGGCGCCGATGAAATCGTCATCGCGGTCGAAGACAACCGCAAGAATTTTCCGACCGAAGAGATCATCGACTGCAAGCTGCGCGGTATCCAGATCACCGAGCTGGCCAGCTTCTTCGAGCAGCGCACCGGCAAAATTCATATCGATGCCTGGTCACCGGGGCGGATGCTGTTTCTGGATGGCTTCGACAACAATATTTTCCGAGTCATGACCAAGCGGCTGTTCGACATTGTCATGGCGTCCATAGCGCTGATTCTGGCGTTGCCGGTGATGATGCTGCTGGTGGTCATTGTTCGGCACGAAAGCCGCTGGCGTGATCCATCCATCTACAAACAGGTTCGTACCGGTCAGCACGGCCAACCGTTCACCTTGTACAAGTTTCGCTCGATGGTCGTCGACGCGGAAAAAAATGGTGCCGTCTGGGCCAGCAAGAACGATCCGCGGGTCACTCGGGTAGGGGCCTTCATGCGCAAGACCCGGCTGGATGAATTGCCCCAGCTCTGGAATGTGTTGAAAGGCGACATGAGTTTTGTCGGGCCGCGGCCGGAACGGCCCGAGTTCGTCGAGCAGCTCAGCCACAAGATCCCGTATTACGCCATGCGGCATCGGGTCAAACCCGGCATTACCGGCTGGGCGCAGGTCAATTACCCGTACGGTGATTCCGAGGCTGATACCCGGGAAAAATTGCAGTACGATCTTTACTACATCAAGAACTACAGCCTGTTTCTCGATCTGACCATTCTGGTCCAGACCGCAGAAGTGGTGCTATGGCGCAAAGGCTCGCGATAAAACGCGGTGGCGAATCCGGTAGTCAAGCGCGTGGATGGATTCACGCAAACGGGATTGGCCGTGAACTCGGCAAAGGATGTGTGAAAGGAGGCAACGATGTACGAGTCTTATTACAAGCTAAGCGGCAAGCCGTTCCAGCTGGCACCTGATCCGTATTTCTTTTTTGGCAGCAGCACGCACAAACGCGCGCTGGCCTATCTGAAATATGGCGTCTCGCAAAGCGAGGGCTTTATTGTCGTGACCGGCGATGTCGGCACCGGCAAGAGCACGCTGGTCCGGACGCTGTTCAACACGCTGGAAAAAAAGGATGATCTGATCGCCGGCCAGCTGATGAACACCCAGCTCGATTCGACCAATATCCTGCGCATGGTCGCAGCGACCTTTGGTCTGGCACATCAGGCCGCCGACAAGACCAGTCTACTGAAGAACATCGAAAACTTCCTGATGGCCCGGCACAAGGAAGGCAAGCGTTGCATGCTGGTGGTCGACGAGGCACAGAATCTGCCGTTCGAGTCGCTGGAAGAGCTGCGCATGCTGTCGAACATGCACTTCAAAGGCAAAGTGCTGCTGCAGATTTTCCTGCTTGGCCAATCAGAATTCCGTGACAACCTGCGGCACCCGAATCTGGAGCAGGTCCGGCAGCGCATCACGGCCTCTTATCATCTCGCCCATCTGGACCCGACCGAAACCATCGGCTATGTCGAGCACCGCTTGAAGAAAGTCGACTGGAAAAATGATCCGGAGTTCAGCAAAGACGCCTATCACGCGATCTACGAATGCACTGCTGGCGTACCGCGCCGTATCAATACGCTGTGCGATCGCTTGCTGCTGTATGGTTTTCTGGAAGAAAAGCATGTGATCGACGACGCCATTGTTCGCACCGTCGCACAGGAACTGCGCGCCGAACTGATGGTGCCGGAAAGCAATGCCCAGCCGATCCGCAGTAATGGTGCTGGCCATACCGCAGGCCACGCTGCTTCGGCTGCACCGAACAATGGTGCCGGTGAGCCGGCCGGCAATCTCGAACAACGGATCGCACAGCTGGAGCAGGAGCTCGAACGCATGCGCCGCCGGTTCGACAAAGAACGCGACTTTATGCGTAAAGTGGTCGCGATCAGCTTTAACTTTGATGACAAGGATGATGAGTTTGATCGTCCCGGCCAACGGCCATCGTGAAAGAAAAAGGGCGCTGAAAGCGCCCTTTTTCTTTCGGTTGGTGATGCTTAGAAAATGAACGCGGCCCGGATGCTGACGTTGTCGCCGTCGAAGTCGAGACCTTCGTAGCTGTAATCCATCATCGTTTGGCGAATCAGCAACTTCCAGCTGGTGAAACGGAATCCGATCTGAAGTATTTCGCCGGTAGCATCATCAAAACTGTGTGAACCCATGCCTGCGTCACTGAGGTCAAGCTTGGGGTTGAACTCATGGCTAATGCCGACGCCAACCTGGAAGACATCGCCCAGATCGAAAGAACCAACCAGATCGAGCGGGAAGCGGCTGAATTTAACCGAATCGCTGCCGGCGGTTACCGAGTCTTCTTTGTAGCCGAGACTGTATTGGAACGAAAAGGTTTCGGTGAAGTAGTTGATACCGCCGAGTGAGCCGCTGAAGCCGCCGCCAAGCGATACGGATTCTGTGCTCAGATCACCATCGTCATCCTCGACATAGACATTGAACTCGTCACCGCCATCGGCGTAGGCGATGTCGGCATACCAATCTGCTGCTTGCGCAGGCATCTGCATCAGGCCAAAAAGCATGGCCAGAACTGCTACATGACGCTTCATGTGTATTCATCCTGATTATGTTGGGGTGGTCTTGGCATGTCTTTGCATGCGCCGGCGCACTCTAGGGGCGTGGCTCTGCGTGGTCAAATGCTCGTTTGTATCGGACTGTAGGGGATGGGGTGTTGGTGAAAAAATATACAGCTAGAGCAGGCACAAAGGCGGTACAGGAAAAATCTACACACATGAGCAATACGCAAATCGAACTCGCCGAAACGACAAAGGCGCCTGCCGGCGCCTTTGCGGGAACCAAGTGAACGTTGATTCAGCGAATTTTCTGTTCCCAGGCCAGCGCGTGTTTGACGATGGTCTTCAAGTCATCAAATTTTGGCTGCCAGCTCAGCAACTGGCGCAGCTTGCTGGAGTCGGCGGCGATGGCGGCCAGATCGCCGGCGCGGCGCGGCGCATAGTTTATGGTCAGCGGTTTGCCGGCCACTTGTTCGGCGGTCTTCAGGACTTCCAGCACGCTGTAACCGTGGCCATAGCCACAATTCAGCGTCACTGACTGGCCGTTGTTGCGCAGATAATCCAGCGCCGACAAATGGGCGGCGGCCAGATCTTCGACATGGATGTAGTCACGCACGCCGGTGCCGTCCGCTGTGGGGTAATCGGTGCCGAATACCGACACACTGCTGCGTTTACCACACAATGCTTCCACGGCCACCTTGATGAGATGGGTGGCATTCGGTGTTGCCTGACCGATGCGGGCTTCCGGATCTGCACCGGCGACGTTGAAGTAGCGCAAGGTGACATGGCGAATGGCGCCGGTGGCGGCGTAATCGCGAATCAGCCATTCGCTCATCAGCTTCGACAGACCGTACGGCGATTCCGGTCGGGTCGGTGATTGTTCGGTCACCATCAAGGTGTCTGGCGTGCCATAGACGGCGGCCGTCGACGAGAAAATGAAGTGCTCGACGCCGGCGGCCTGACAGCATTCCAGCAGGTTTAAAACGTTGACGGTGTTGTTGCGGTAATACTGCAGCGGTTTTTCGACCGACTCTGGCACCACGGTATTGGCGGCGAAGTGAAGAATGGATTTGATGTTGTGCTCGCGCAGCACTTTCAATACCAGCTCGCGGTCACCGGTATCGCCGACGATCAGTTGGCCGTACAGCACGGCCTCTTTGCGGCCGGTACTCAGGTTGTCGAGCACAAACACGTTTTCGCCGCGCTCGCCCAATTGGCGTACGACATGGGAGCCGATATAACCGGCGCCGCCGGTAACCAGAATGCCGGGTTTCATTTTTTGGCTCCTTTCAAATTTTCGCTTAGGCTTTTCCAAAAGCCTTCGAATTGTTCTTTCATGTCACTGGATTCGACTGCGCTGCGCGGAATTACGACCGCGCCACCGCTAAAAATAAGACAGTAGTGATCGTTTTCTATTATTTTATTCACTAAATCTGTAATCGGAAATCGGAACGTTCCAAGTTTAAAGTCGACATGAACCTTATCGTCAAAGATCGACATTCTGCATTCATGGCCTGAGTTGATGGCCAGCAGTTCGTTGCCGATCCTGTTTT contains:
- a CDS encoding efflux RND transporter periplasmic adaptor subunit — protein: MIGVSQDRRGLTLTLRLTQTLTALTLASLLLTGCGGDAKSEEAASDGDKKKEEEVALPVEVSKASSGLITATLTSTSTLEAEEQASVVAKVSGVVTKLFVEEGQMVKAGDPLIQLDTERLQLEVARAESNLAKLASDRDRTKQLFEKKLVSSDAYDKIKFEYDSLKASHDLAKLDLAYGTVRAPISGVVSKRMVKVGNMVQLNQPVFEITDFDPLLAVIHVPERELAKLTLNQAAVITVDARRDQLYPARILRISPIIDAASGTFKVTLAVNDSKRELKPGMFGRVAVTYAQHDNAVLIAKDAVLNEDGETAVFVIRDNKAYRTPVETGFTDDKHMEILKGIAANDLVVTTGQNSLKHEASVQVLNP
- a CDS encoding GAF domain-containing protein, yielding MHADDLNALDMSSPDRKRAAYAELLKQAEALFHGERDWLANASQFSALIAQQVPELNWAGFYLNRAGELVLGPFQGKVACVRIPFDKGVCGACARTGEIQLVEDVHAFPGHIACDGASNAELVLPVRAGAELWGVFDMDSPRHGRFDAIDADGMSKLVSLFIRASDLPVG
- a CDS encoding tryptophan 2,3-dioxygenase family protein, producing MQKNLEPCYYGDYLQLGKLLDAQHPVAPRYGQQAHDEMLFIIVHQAYELWFKQILHELRDVHATMAQPHINERELGTVIARLERIRSIQTVLVQQLTVLETMTPLDFLDFRDYLIPASGFQSIQFKEIEIRLGLRANNRINFDQQSFYSRLNEPDRNFLIGLEAQQNLHDHLDAWLARIPFISTAGFDFWQAYRQAVDRMLADEADIVRQHPNLLPHDRDFQLRELEKTKVSFDCLLDANRFDELKAQGKFNLSQRALLAAVFINLYRDEPILHLPFRLLTALVELDEGFTTWRYRHVMMVQRMIGAKIGTGGSSGSDYLRQTTENNRFFRDLSLLSTFLLPRSALPQLPESLRAALDFHANRG
- a CDS encoding SixA phosphatase family protein, with translation MRTIHFFLKHWLMLGRSGHLPRQPADFRFAGGYAWSGDYTGKRRRVTPALAVLLLAVTGCSTSHLAGASPDTAEQAAVTAQCTIFLVRHAEKQAIPGEKDPQLAAVGQHRAEALANRLAAAPIDRLFATGYQRTQLTLKPLAARLGRELQIYDARQSGAFLTGILATGCQGALIVAGHSNTLPELLRAAGIAETASEFDEGRYGELFIVDRQLRNGSWHSRLTVERFGD
- a CDS encoding TIGR03013 family XrtA/PEP-CTERM system glycosyltransferase, whose translation is MVRIFNHYIPKALLLLGLIEVLALFFSLQLGVELRFGGDVISSTHLTNIPLEYKAGVFTVVLMLMLMAMGLYQRHQRDSFRMLMLRMAWTYVLSLPLLLTVFYLFPEVYVGRGAFALTIAVSFVLLGIIRFFYQQFASASILSRRVLVVGSGKLAQALERLRRRSDWHGTTLIGFLHLRGDHDEVEAERLIRSEKPIAEVCADYGADEIVIAVEDNRKNFPTEEIIDCKLRGIQITELASFFEQRTGKIHIDAWSPGRMLFLDGFDNNIFRVMTKRLFDIVMASIALILALPVMMLLVVIVRHESRWRDPSIYKQVRTGQHGQPFTLYKFRSMVVDAEKNGAVWASKNDPRVTRVGAFMRKTRLDELPQLWNVLKGDMSFVGPRPERPEFVEQLSHKIPYYAMRHRVKPGITGWAQVNYPYGDSEADTREKLQYDLYYIKNYSLFLDLTILVQTAEVVLWRKGSR
- a CDS encoding XrtA/PEP-CTERM system-associated ATPase; this encodes MYESYYKLSGKPFQLAPDPYFFFGSSTHKRALAYLKYGVSQSEGFIVVTGDVGTGKSTLVRTLFNTLEKKDDLIAGQLMNTQLDSTNILRMVAATFGLAHQAADKTSLLKNIENFLMARHKEGKRCMLVVDEAQNLPFESLEELRMLSNMHFKGKVLLQIFLLGQSEFRDNLRHPNLEQVRQRITASYHLAHLDPTETIGYVEHRLKKVDWKNDPEFSKDAYHAIYECTAGVPRRINTLCDRLLLYGFLEEKHVIDDAIVRTVAQELRAELMVPESNAQPIRSNGAGHTAGHAASAAPNNGAGEPAGNLEQRIAQLEQELERMRRRFDKERDFMRKVVAISFNFDDKDDEFDRPGQRPS
- the galE gene encoding UDP-glucose 4-epimerase GalE; amino-acid sequence: MKPGILVTGGAGYIGSHVVRQLGERGENVFVLDNLSTGRKEAVLYGQLIVGDTGDRELVLKVLREHNIKSILHFAANTVVPESVEKPLQYYRNNTVNVLNLLECCQAAGVEHFIFSSTAAVYGTPDTLMVTEQSPTRPESPYGLSKLMSEWLIRDYAATGAIRHVTLRYFNVAGADPEARIGQATPNATHLIKVAVEALCGKRSSVSVFGTDYPTADGTGVRDYIHVEDLAAAHLSALDYLRNNGQSVTLNCGYGHGYSVLEVLKTAEQVAGKPLTINYAPRRAGDLAAIAADSSKLRQLLSWQPKFDDLKTIVKHALAWEQKIR